From a single Desulfonatronum thioautotrophicum genomic region:
- a CDS encoding CopG family ribbon-helix-helix protein: protein MSTAKVAITMEVNLLKQVDRLVASRVYPNRSRAIQDAVADKLQRMDRGRLARECAKLDRTFEQAMAEEGIGAEVGQWPEY from the coding sequence ATGAGTACGGCAAAAGTCGCCATCACGATGGAGGTCAACCTGCTCAAGCAGGTTGACAGGCTTGTAGCGTCACGCGTCTACCCTAACCGGAGTCGTGCTATTCAGGACGCCGTAGCCGACAAGCTTCAACGAATGGATCGCGGGCGTCTCGCCCGTGAATGCGCCAAGCTGGATCGGACATTTGAGCAGGCAATGGCGGAAGAGGGGATCGGAGCGGAGGTTGGTCAATGGCCGGAGTATTGA
- a CDS encoding DNA alkylation repair protein, which translates to MLQQARDALRECASEADARHLQRFFKTGPGDYAEGDRFIGVRVPATRKVARMFRVMSLADAHALLASEIHEERLLALLILINQYQRGSADQKQAIFDLYLANTPHINNWDLVDVSAEHVIGAHLWDKSRVPLFSLARSADLWERRIAVMATFHFIKKHQFDDTLQIAAMLLSDAHDLIHKAVGWMLREIGKRDIDVEEAFLQRHHQHMPRTMLRYAIEKFPEDKRRLYLLKEQG; encoded by the coding sequence ATGCTTCAACAAGCCCGCGATGCTCTCCGCGAATGTGCCAGTGAAGCAGACGCGAGGCACCTGCAACGGTTCTTCAAGACCGGCCCTGGCGATTACGCTGAGGGAGACCGGTTCATCGGCGTGCGGGTGCCCGCCACCCGCAAGGTGGCCCGGATGTTCCGGGTCATGTCCCTGGCCGACGCGCACGCCCTCCTGGCCTCGGAGATCCACGAGGAACGCCTCCTGGCCCTGCTGATTCTGATCAACCAGTACCAGCGCGGATCCGCCGACCAGAAGCAGGCCATCTTCGACCTGTATCTCGCCAACACGCCCCACATCAACAACTGGGACCTCGTCGACGTCTCCGCCGAACACGTGATCGGCGCCCACCTCTGGGACAAAAGCCGCGTCCCGCTTTTCAGCCTGGCCCGCTCCGCCGACCTCTGGGAACGGCGCATCGCGGTCATGGCCACCTTTCACTTCATCAAGAAGCACCAATTCGACGACACGTTGCAGATCGCCGCAATGCTCCTTTCCGACGCCCACGACCTGATCCACAAGGCCGTGGGCTGGATGCTCCGGGAAATCGGCAAGCGGGATATAGACGTGGAAGAGGCGTTCCTGCAACGCCACCACCAACACATGCCCAGAACCATGCTCCGCTACGCCATTGAAAAATTTCCCGAGGACAAGCGGCGTTTATATTTGCTCAAAGAGCAAGGGTGA
- a CDS encoding Fic family protein, with product MTLDTIRNRPAGYAFLIEQYGLSALPNWHTSSVSPTGTLRSIVQDWRVESVYPQPYWPGDATGDHLEFALKYDGVNLGLLSALFEVVPTDETAAWISSKPTGKYARRIWFLYEFLTGRELPLSNLSKGNYIELLEPDRYYTVTPGRRVQRQRIIDNLLGGRKFCPIVRRTDKLAAMEGVDLRKRCEEVVTSYPPELLRRALSYLYNKETKSSFEIEHIKPSASRAEKFIGLLEMAEGRDFCEKHLLIDVQNRIVDPRFRNTDYRTNQNFVGQTFSHQRQLVHYACPKPDDLPELMEGLLKAHQTMTQGAVPASIHAAAVSYGFVLMHPFEDGNGRIHRFLIHNILFLRGVIPKGLMFPVSAAMLKNRARYDHSLEAFSKPLMRLVEYDLDDLGEMTVPGETGRLYRYIDMTAQAEALYDFIMLTIERELVEELDFLVSYDKTRQAIQEIVDMPDRLIDLFIQLCLQNNGRLSAKKRESHFDFLTDDELAGMEHAVRQGYVGE from the coding sequence ATGACTTTGGACACGATACGGAACCGGCCGGCAGGGTATGCGTTTCTGATCGAGCAGTACGGATTGAGCGCTTTGCCGAATTGGCACACGTCCTCCGTCAGCCCGACGGGAACACTGCGCTCGATTGTCCAGGACTGGCGAGTGGAATCCGTCTATCCCCAGCCGTATTGGCCTGGAGACGCAACGGGAGATCATCTGGAGTTCGCCCTCAAATATGACGGCGTCAACCTGGGGCTGCTGTCGGCCCTTTTCGAGGTGGTCCCGACAGACGAGACAGCTGCCTGGATCAGCTCGAAGCCGACGGGGAAATACGCCCGCAGGATCTGGTTTCTGTATGAATTTCTGACCGGGCGGGAACTTCCGCTGTCGAATCTGAGCAAGGGGAATTACATCGAGCTGCTGGAACCGGACCGGTACTACACCGTTACGCCCGGCCGGCGCGTGCAGCGTCAGAGAATTATCGACAATCTGCTTGGCGGGAGAAAATTTTGTCCCATTGTCCGGCGCACCGACAAACTCGCCGCCATGGAGGGAGTCGACCTGCGAAAACGGTGCGAGGAGGTCGTGACCTCCTATCCACCGGAGCTTCTCAGACGGGCACTCAGCTACCTGTATAACAAAGAGACCAAATCGTCATTCGAGATCGAACACATCAAGCCGAGCGCCTCCAGGGCCGAGAAATTCATCGGTCTGCTGGAGATGGCCGAGGGCAGGGATTTCTGTGAGAAGCATCTGCTGATCGACGTGCAAAACCGTATTGTCGATCCTCGTTTCCGGAATACGGACTATCGCACCAACCAGAACTTCGTCGGTCAAACATTTTCCCATCAGAGACAGCTCGTTCATTATGCCTGCCCAAAACCCGACGATCTCCCGGAACTGATGGAGGGTCTGCTCAAGGCCCACCAGACAATGACGCAAGGTGCCGTCCCCGCCTCCATCCACGCCGCCGCCGTCTCCTACGGGTTCGTCCTCATGCATCCCTTTGAGGACGGCAACGGACGAATTCACCGCTTTCTGATTCACAACATTCTGTTTTTGCGCGGCGTGATCCCCAAAGGGCTGATGTTCCCGGTCTCAGCCGCCATGCTCAAAAATCGGGCACGTTACGATCATTCCCTGGAGGCATTCTCCAAGCCGCTGATGCGGCTGGTTGAATACGATCTGGACGATCTCGGCGAAATGACCGTGCCGGGTGAGACTGGACGTCTGTATCGGTACATCGACATGACGGCTCAGGCAGAAGCATTGTACGATTTCATCATGCTCACCATCGAACGAGAGCTGGTGGAAGAACTCGATTTTCTGGTGAGTTACGATAAGACCAGGCAGGCCATCCAGGAAATCGTGGACATGCCCGACCGCCTCATCGATCTTTTTATCCAGCTTTGTCTGCAAAACAATGGCCGTCTTTCGGCGAAAAAGAGGGAATCGCATTTTGATTTTCTGACCGATGATGAATTGGCCGGCATGGAGCACGCCGTTCGGCAAGGATATGTGGGGGAATGA
- a CDS encoding acyl-CoA dehydratase activase has product MTYHIGVDVGSVSVNCVVVDESETLVHEAPYRRHFGLILEETASVLEEILTRFPRDSIRSISFTGNQGQVLSELLDAPFEVETIAQVLGATKVSPGVRSIISIGGQDAALFELEYDEKGQWRLAAFNVNGPCASGTGSFIDQQAERLTFAMYGDSFDMDQEKLQSVLEDFISLGTTSTYPAPVACRCTVFTKSDMIHLQNKGETLPNIIAGLHHGTAANYMSTIVANRELVEPVIFIGGMASNRLQVAAFRKYYPNLTVPEHHASLGALGTALQSLRGDVRNNIDLALLHSPAASKVDAIGRAEPLHLEFTTFDPDNSLPPLPTSPEVIDAYLGVDIGSTSTKYALIDDQGQIIHKRYVPTQGKPIEVAQGLLRHLQAEVGPRIRLKAVATTGSGRNVVGDFISADLVIDEITAHARGAVAVDPEIDTIFEIGGQDSKYIAIDRTHPTDFMMNKVCAAGTGSFLHELANKMKINIYGEFQDVALAAKAPVNLAERCTVFMESDLTAYAQKGAGRDDLIAGLCYAIVHNYLYRVVENRRIGQRIMFLGGPSLNKGIVAAFEKVLGKPILVPKHREVMGAFGAALTVRELAEAGKVEEKQRDLDHLAGIEVAFKESICRADRNCHNECKLKIYTFGGRKSVWGGDCGRYETAQAAAHKETDYFRLRWNLFQDAVRNAGAHLGEQAPQRDDRPLIGVPLSLHSLDWGVFWAHLLVGMGLRPVFSPPTTQGMAMAGVESMTAEMCFPVKVFHGHVHHLLQHTDYLFLPNVINMATADPQEKGQFCPLVESSQYLVRAALRIDDQRIIRPTLFLKDGPEMLVDAVYDSLPKTLRTAKPKIAAALHRAWEEQHKFKADLRRRGREILSRVNGDEPVWIVTGRPYNLYDERLNLQMGRQMAKMGIKALPLDFLDVDDESLEDFPRMYWGLGARILRATKKIARTPNWFGVHLTNFSCGPDSFIEHFYGHVLSDKPFLILELDEHSAVAGMLTRIEAFQNVVKNVRAASKVSEVKEVDA; this is encoded by the coding sequence ATGACGTATCACATCGGCGTTGACGTCGGGTCCGTCAGCGTCAATTGCGTTGTCGTCGACGAGTCCGAAACCCTTGTCCACGAAGCCCCATACCGGCGCCATTTCGGCCTGATACTCGAAGAGACCGCCTCTGTTTTGGAGGAGATTCTCACCCGCTTTCCCAGGGATTCCATCCGCTCTATTTCCTTCACCGGGAACCAGGGTCAGGTGCTCAGCGAACTGCTTGACGCGCCTTTCGAGGTCGAGACCATTGCCCAGGTTCTGGGAGCGACCAAGGTATCTCCCGGAGTACGCAGCATTATCAGTATCGGCGGCCAGGACGCGGCCCTGTTCGAGTTGGAGTATGACGAAAAGGGGCAGTGGCGGCTGGCGGCCTTCAATGTCAACGGCCCCTGTGCCTCAGGCACCGGCTCGTTCATCGACCAGCAGGCCGAGCGACTGACCTTTGCCATGTACGGCGACAGCTTCGACATGGACCAGGAGAAACTGCAGAGCGTCCTGGAAGACTTCATCAGCCTGGGGACGACCAGCACCTATCCGGCTCCCGTGGCCTGCCGCTGCACCGTGTTCACCAAGTCGGACATGATCCACCTTCAGAACAAGGGCGAGACCCTGCCGAACATCATCGCCGGCCTGCACCACGGCACCGCGGCCAACTATATGAGCACCATCGTGGCCAACCGGGAACTGGTGGAACCGGTGATTTTCATCGGCGGAATGGCCTCCAACAGACTGCAGGTGGCGGCCTTCCGCAAATACTACCCGAACCTGACCGTCCCGGAGCACCACGCTTCTCTGGGAGCCCTGGGCACGGCTCTGCAATCCCTGCGGGGCGATGTCCGCAACAACATCGACCTGGCCCTGCTGCACTCCCCGGCGGCATCCAAGGTGGATGCCATCGGCCGGGCCGAGCCGCTGCATCTGGAGTTTACCACGTTTGATCCGGACAACTCCCTGCCGCCCTTGCCGACGAGTCCGGAAGTCATCGACGCCTATCTGGGCGTGGACATTGGTTCCACCTCCACCAAGTACGCCCTGATCGACGACCAGGGTCAAATCATCCACAAGCGCTACGTGCCCACCCAGGGCAAACCCATTGAGGTGGCTCAGGGGCTGTTGCGTCACCTGCAGGCCGAAGTCGGCCCGCGCATCCGGCTCAAGGCCGTGGCCACCACCGGCTCGGGACGCAACGTGGTCGGAGACTTCATCAGCGCGGACTTGGTCATCGATGAAATCACGGCTCACGCCCGCGGCGCGGTGGCCGTGGACCCGGAAATCGATACGATCTTTGAAATCGGTGGCCAGGACTCCAAGTACATCGCCATCGACCGGACCCACCCCACGGATTTCATGATGAACAAGGTCTGCGCGGCAGGTACGGGCAGTTTCCTGCATGAGCTGGCCAACAAGATGAAAATCAACATCTACGGGGAGTTTCAAGACGTGGCCCTGGCGGCCAAAGCCCCGGTGAATCTGGCCGAGCGCTGCACCGTGTTCATGGAATCGGACCTCACGGCATATGCCCAGAAAGGCGCGGGCCGGGATGACCTGATCGCCGGACTGTGTTACGCTATCGTGCACAACTACCTGTACCGGGTTGTGGAAAACCGGCGCATTGGACAACGCATCATGTTTTTGGGCGGGCCGTCCCTGAACAAGGGCATTGTCGCGGCTTTTGAGAAGGTTCTGGGCAAACCCATCCTGGTGCCCAAGCACCGGGAGGTCATGGGCGCCTTTGGAGCGGCCCTGACCGTGCGCGAACTGGCCGAGGCCGGCAAGGTCGAGGAGAAGCAGCGCGATCTGGATCATCTGGCCGGCATCGAGGTGGCCTTCAAGGAAAGCATTTGCCGGGCGGACAGAAACTGCCACAACGAGTGCAAGCTGAAGATCTACACCTTCGGGGGACGCAAGAGTGTCTGGGGCGGAGATTGCGGCCGGTACGAAACCGCCCAGGCCGCGGCCCACAAAGAAACGGACTATTTTCGTCTTCGCTGGAACTTGTTTCAGGATGCCGTCCGGAATGCCGGAGCGCATCTTGGCGAACAGGCCCCCCAACGAGACGACCGTCCGCTGATCGGCGTCCCCTTGAGCCTGCATTCCCTGGATTGGGGGGTATTCTGGGCCCACCTGCTGGTGGGCATGGGCCTGCGGCCCGTCTTCAGCCCTCCCACGACCCAGGGCATGGCCATGGCCGGAGTGGAAAGCATGACCGCGGAAATGTGCTTCCCGGTCAAAGTCTTCCATGGCCATGTCCACCATCTCCTGCAGCACACGGACTATCTTTTCCTGCCCAACGTCATCAATATGGCCACTGCCGACCCGCAGGAAAAAGGCCAGTTCTGCCCGCTGGTGGAAAGTTCCCAGTATCTGGTTCGTGCCGCTCTGCGCATTGATGACCAACGGATCATCCGGCCCACACTGTTTCTCAAGGACGGCCCGGAAATGCTGGTGGACGCAGTCTATGACAGTCTGCCCAAAACCCTGCGCACGGCCAAGCCGAAAATCGCCGCGGCTCTGCACCGGGCCTGGGAGGAACAGCACAAGTTCAAGGCTGATCTGCGTCGCCGGGGCCGGGAGATCCTCAGCCGGGTCAATGGCGACGAGCCTGTCTGGATCGTCACAGGCAGGCCTTACAACCTTTACGACGAGCGGCTGAACCTGCAGATGGGCCGGCAGATGGCCAAGATGGGCATCAAGGCCCTGCCTCTGGACTTCCTGGACGTAGACGACGAATCCCTGGAGGATTTCCCCCGGATGTATTGGGGGCTGGGTGCCCGCATCCTGCGGGCCACCAAGAAGATTGCCCGCACTCCCAACTGGTTCGGGGTCCATCTGACCAACTTCTCCTGCGGCCCGGACTCGTTCATCGAACACTTCTACGGCCATGTGCTCAGCGACAAGCCCTTCCTGATCCTGGAATTGGACGAACACAGCGCCGTGGCCGGAATGCTCACTCGCATCGAGGCCTTTCAGAACGTGGTCAAGAATGTGCGGGCGGCGAGCAAAGTCTCTGAAGTGAAAGAGGTCGACGCGTGA
- a CDS encoding nucleotidyl transferase AbiEii/AbiGii toxin family protein encodes MGKASAVRDWKKLYSLQDAVLKWVHGAKHRFYLSGGTALGRGYCHHRYSEDLDFFVNDAAEFPLWLDRCLEAIRQGAMTIGNDFEIILREERFGRAVLHGPEPLKIEFINDVPSRIGEPWLHPELGRLDTCENILANKITALVDRLSPKDMADIYWLCCRMDLDIFAAIEGASGKAAGIFPPLVAQALEQGLRLGVPAVFWIDAPHEDEFRQGITNLIQQIMM; translated from the coding sequence ATGGGGAAGGCATCTGCCGTGCGGGACTGGAAAAAGCTTTATAGCCTCCAAGACGCTGTCTTGAAGTGGGTTCACGGCGCGAAGCACCGCTTCTATTTGAGCGGCGGGACCGCGCTTGGCCGCGGCTATTGCCACCACCGCTACTCGGAAGATTTGGACTTTTTCGTCAACGATGCCGCGGAATTTCCTCTTTGGCTGGACAGGTGTCTTGAGGCAATTCGGCAAGGCGCCATGACGATTGGCAATGATTTTGAGATCATTCTTCGCGAGGAACGCTTTGGACGTGCCGTGTTGCATGGCCCTGAACCACTGAAAATCGAATTCATCAACGACGTTCCTTCCCGCATTGGTGAGCCGTGGCTGCATCCCGAGCTGGGGCGCCTGGACACATGCGAAAATATCCTCGCTAACAAAATCACGGCCCTTGTGGACCGTCTCTCGCCCAAGGATATGGCGGACATCTACTGGCTGTGCTGCCGGATGGACCTGGATATATTCGCCGCCATCGAAGGGGCGTCCGGAAAAGCCGCCGGTATTTTTCCGCCACTGGTCGCCCAGGCGTTGGAACAAGGGTTGAGGCTGGGGGTTCCCGCTGTTTTCTGGATTGATGCCCCGCACGAAGATGAATTCCGTCAGGGGATCACCAATTTGATCCAGCAAATCATGATGTGA
- a CDS encoding CoA activase: MEMHPEKPTSSFAERMTEKVGRFDVTGRTLLVPDMSPIGSRLLAASFRAFGVPAVVMPTYTHLHLGKEFTSGKECFPCQVTLGDILGFLEEEKKRLGEAFDVTQYVYFMPEADGPCRFGMYNKMHRLVLDRFPEFKDIPILYMSTADGYASTGVLPGEKAKLFRRLAYVVTILADVLDRITWRVRPYEREPGATDAYMAKALQEMIELIERRGEARDFNALYELLGKIAAGARELIDPAKPRKPKIGIVGEIYLRTHPDSNQNIVGELERFGAEVVDASLGEWVNYVTFEQHRNIRKDWRQAWKRMDVGALVDATRKWADSRIEMAWQGWRQNQVYKKALEHLDIQGDHAISTVEDKLDNDSLFTFDIGTEAALSIGGALEYVHDNFDGVVNVFPFTCMPSTITSAILKPLLLKMNVPYLDASYDGAIQPNREVAIRTFMYQAAQHQAARGQG, translated from the coding sequence ATGGAAATGCATCCTGAAAAACCGACTTCCTCTTTCGCGGAACGAATGACCGAGAAGGTCGGCCGGTTCGACGTTACCGGCAGAACCCTGCTGGTCCCGGATATGTCTCCCATCGGCTCCCGGCTGTTGGCCGCCAGTTTCCGGGCCTTCGGGGTCCCGGCCGTGGTCATGCCCACCTACACCCATCTGCATCTGGGCAAGGAGTTCACCTCCGGCAAGGAGTGCTTTCCCTGTCAGGTCACCCTGGGTGACATCCTCGGCTTTCTGGAAGAAGAGAAGAAGCGCCTGGGCGAGGCCTTTGACGTTACCCAGTATGTTTATTTCATGCCCGAGGCGGACGGTCCCTGTCGCTTCGGCATGTACAACAAGATGCACCGCCTTGTTTTGGACCGCTTCCCGGAGTTCAAAGACATTCCCATCCTGTACATGTCCACGGCGGACGGCTACGCCTCCACCGGGGTGCTACCCGGAGAAAAGGCCAAGCTCTTCCGCCGTCTGGCCTACGTGGTCACGATTCTGGCCGACGTCCTGGACCGGATCACTTGGCGGGTGCGGCCTTACGAGCGCGAACCCGGGGCCACGGACGCCTACATGGCCAAGGCCCTGCAGGAGATGATCGAATTGATCGAGCGCCGCGGGGAGGCCCGGGATTTCAACGCCCTGTACGAGTTGCTGGGCAAAATCGCCGCCGGGGCCAGGGAACTCATCGACCCGGCCAAGCCCCGCAAGCCGAAGATCGGCATTGTCGGCGAAATCTACCTGCGCACCCATCCGGATTCCAACCAGAACATCGTCGGCGAACTGGAGCGCTTCGGCGCGGAGGTGGTGGACGCTTCCCTGGGCGAGTGGGTGAACTACGTGACCTTCGAGCAGCACCGGAACATCCGCAAGGACTGGCGGCAGGCCTGGAAGCGGATGGACGTCGGCGCTCTGGTGGACGCCACCCGGAAATGGGCGGACAGCCGGATCGAGATGGCCTGGCAGGGCTGGCGGCAGAATCAGGTCTACAAAAAGGCCCTGGAGCACCTGGACATCCAGGGCGACCACGCCATTTCCACGGTGGAGGACAAACTGGACAACGACAGCCTGTTCACCTTCGACATCGGCACCGAGGCGGCCCTGAGCATCGGTGGGGCGCTGGAATACGTCCACGACAACTTCGACGGCGTGGTCAACGTCTTCCCCTTCACCTGCATGCCCAGCACCATCACCTCGGCCATCCTCAAACCCCTGCTCCTGAAAATGAACGTCCCCTACCTGGACGCCTCCTACGACGGCGCCATCCAACCCAACCGCGAAGTGGCCATCCGAACCTTCATGTACCAGGCCGCGCAGCACCAAGCGGCGCGGGGGCAAGGGTAA